DNA from Leptolyngbya iicbica LK:
ATTGAAAAGACCTTGCACCGGATCAGTGCCATTCGCAACCGTTCTGGCGATGTGATTGGCCTCACCTGCCGCGTCGGACGAGCGGTTTTTGGCACCATTGGCTTGATTCAAGACTTGGTCGAGCGCGGCCAATCCATTTTGATGTTGGGGCGTCCTGGCGTGGGCAAAACCACGGCCCTGCGGGAAATCGCTCGGGTATTGGCCGACGACCTCGATCGCCGCGTCGTGATTATCGATACCTCCAACGAGATTGCGGGGGATGGCGACATTCCGCATCCGGCGATCGGGCGAGCGCGGCGGATGCAGGTGGCCAAGCCAGAACTGCAACACCAGGTGATGATTGAAGCGGTGGAAAACCACATGCCCGAGGTCATCGTGATTGATGAAATCGGCACGGAATTGGAAGCCACAGCCGCACGCACCATTGCCGAGCGCGGCGTGCAGCTCGTCGGCACCGCCCACGGCAACCAGCTCGAAAACTTGATGAAAAACCCGACGCTGTCGGACCTCGTGGGGGGCATCCAGTCCGTCACCTTGGGGGATGATGAAGCCCGACGCCGGGGCAGCCAAAAGAGCGTGCTGGAACGGAAAGCGCCCCCCACCTTTGACATTGCGGTGGAAATGCTGGAACGGCAACGCTGGGTCATTCACGAAGATGTAGCCGTGACAGTGGACTCACTGCTGCGGGGACGACAACCTGCGACGCAAACTCGCAGCGTCAACGAAGCAGGCGAGGTAGTGGTCACCCATGAGGCCGCCAAAGTTAAGGCCTCGCCCCTCAAAGGCCGATTGCCTGGCAAAGCCCAAAGGCAGGCAGGCGGTTGGCGAGCATCGGGCCGCATGACGCCGCCCCAAGGGGGCACAGTAGAGCAGTTGCCGGTGACGGCTGAGCAGCAAAGCTTTGAGGCGATGCTCGATCGCTCGCTGAACGAAGATGAAATGGTCTATGCGGCAGCAGGAGAATCCTTGGCGCTCGCACCTGAGCCCACCGTTGGCCCCAACGGCGAAGATATTTTGCGAGTGTATTCCTACGGCATCAGCAAGCATCATCTGGACCAGGTGATTGCCACGCTGCGGTTGCCCGTCGTGCTCACCAAAGATTTGGATAGTGCGGATGCGGTGCTGGCCTTGCGATCGCACGTCAAACACCACTCCAAACTGCGCCACATCGCGAAGGTGCGCGAGTTGCCCATTCACACCGTTAAGTCCAACAGTATGCCGCAGATTGTGCGGACGTTACAGCGCATGTTGGATATCGACGACGGCAACGTTCGCGCCATGCCCAATCTCAGCCTGTTTTCGCCCAACGAAGACGCCGACGAGCTAGAAGCCCTGGAAGAGGCGCGCCTCGCGGTGGAACAAATTGTGATTCCTAAGGGTCAACCCGTGGAATTGCTACCGCGATCGGCCCGTATCCGCAAAATGCAGCACGAATTGGCCGAGCATTACCGCCTGAAGTCTTGCAGCTTTGGCGATGAACCGAATCGGCGACTGCGGATCTATCCTGCATAAGCCCGACTATGGGGAGCGGTGCGACTGGGTCATTGGAGGGCGTCCCGCCCACAGCGACATTGGCATCAATCATCTGGGGTGTAGGGCAGCAAACAGTAGTGATCAAGGCTCATCGGCGATCGCGTTCACTAGAGCCGACAAGGGGACTGATCGCTTTAAGCTAAAATTTACGATGGACTTTTGGCCGGGGATCACTCGCGACCAAAAATTATTGACCGGCAACGAGTTGGGCATGACGGAGGCCAATTAATGGTAACTTTTCGATGGTTTGCACTGGGCTTATCGAGTGCGGTGTTCGGAGTGATGGCAAGCAGTGCCGCTGCGGCGATCGCCCCTGCCAATGCCGTCATTGAGACCGCCACATCCGGGCCACTCGTCTTCCGCCTCCCCCGGGTTGACCTTGCCCAAAGCCGCAACTCTAATCTTTCCGATGCCCAACAAGAGGCCTTGGATGACCTGCTCACCGAAGGGCAAGACAAAGTTGAGGCCGAAGACTACGATGCCGCGATCGCGCTTTATCGAGAAGCCACGCGCATTGACCCTCGTAATGCGCGGCTATATTCGGGCATCGGCTATTTATACGTGCAGCAGGGTGAGTATGCCGCTGCGGTTGAACCCTATCAGCAAGCGATCGCGCTAGAACCGAACAACATGCCGTTTCGCTATGGTCTGGCCTATGCCTATGTGCAGCTAGCCGACTATGAAAATGCGATCGCGATCTACGAAGAAATCACCACCCTCGCGCCCTCAGAAGCGGATGCCTATCTGGGGTTAGGCAATATCTTCATCACCCTCGAAGACTACGATGCTGCGTTGAGCACGTATGAACGCCTGGCGAGTCGTGCCCCTGGTAATGCCAGTGCTTACGAGGCGCTGGGAACCCTGTACCTGATTCGAGAAGATTACGTTGCGGCGCAATCCGCCTTTGAACGCGCTGTACGAGCCGATGGGAGACGCAGTGAGCCACACGTGGGTTTAGCCGAAACGCAAATCGCACTGGGCAACTCGCGGGCCGCTTTTGAAAATCTGGAAACAGCCGTCAGACTCGATCGCAATAATGCTCAAGCCAATTTTCTACTTGGCGAACTGTCGATGGAAATTGGCGATGAAACCGCTGCTTACACCTACTATCGACGGGCCGTTGATGCTAATCCAGACTTGATTCCGGCTCAGGCTGCGGTTGGCGCTTTTCATCTGAGAGAAGGGGTCTATTTACAGGCAATTAGAGCTTATCGCCAAGTTCTTCGCGCCTTCCCCAATAACCCTGGAGCGCATTACAACTTGGGACTAGCGCTCTGGGCTGAAGGGCTAGAAAAACAAGCCATATCGTCGATCAATCTGGCTCGTCGCCTTTATGAAGCCAATGAAGACTTTGATTCAGTAGAACGGGTAGATGAATTACTAGAGCTGTGGAATGCCTCTGAAGTAGAAACCCCATAAGGCATCGGTGAGAAAACCATCATCCATTGGTACGCGGTGAATGCGTGAACCAATGGATGACAACACTGCTCGGCTAGCATGACTACTTTTACGCTGCGCATCTCCTTAAGCAGAGACCTCGTAAATCAGCTTTTAGAAGGGGTAGATATGCGGTGCCAAAAATACGGTGATGCCCCAAAACAGCAGGTTTAGAGGAATACCGATGCGCATGAAATCGGTGAATTTGTATCCCCCGGGACCGTACACCATCAAATTCGTTTGATAGCCAATTGGCGTGGAGAAACTAGCCGAAGCCGCAATCATAATTGCAATGACAAACGGCATATAACTGACGCCGAGGCCCTGAGCGACCGACAACGCAATGGGAAACATCAGAGCAGCGGCGGCATTGTTCGTAATCATTTCTGTGAGCAGCGTCGTGATGCCGTAAATGACGGCAAGAGCTACTAGCGGTTGGCTACCAGCAATACCTAAAAAACTGGCCGCGATCGCTTCGGCAGCCCCGGTCACTTGCATCGC
Protein-coding regions in this window:
- a CDS encoding tetratricopeptide repeat protein is translated as MVTFRWFALGLSSAVFGVMASSAAAAIAPANAVIETATSGPLVFRLPRVDLAQSRNSNLSDAQQEALDDLLTEGQDKVEAEDYDAAIALYREATRIDPRNARLYSGIGYLYVQQGEYAAAVEPYQQAIALEPNNMPFRYGLAYAYVQLADYENAIAIYEEITTLAPSEADAYLGLGNIFITLEDYDAALSTYERLASRAPGNASAYEALGTLYLIREDYVAAQSAFERAVRADGRRSEPHVGLAETQIALGNSRAAFENLETAVRLDRNNAQANFLLGELSMEIGDETAAYTYYRRAVDANPDLIPAQAAVGAFHLREGVYLQAIRAYRQVLRAFPNNPGAHYNLGLALWAEGLEKQAISSINLARRLYEANEDFDSVERVDELLELWNASEVETP
- a CDS encoding R3H domain-containing nucleic acid-binding protein; protein product: MALYDDPQSVESAPVDPTPAGHPETAQSAVYDDLQALLAVLPPETAAQIQRHQQADQLIEVILDLGRRPEARFLSGSEYLSEQVVSKDDLQHCVDRVGYFGGDNRAGIEKTLHRISAIRNRSGDVIGLTCRVGRAVFGTIGLIQDLVERGQSILMLGRPGVGKTTALREIARVLADDLDRRVVIIDTSNEIAGDGDIPHPAIGRARRMQVAKPELQHQVMIEAVENHMPEVIVIDEIGTELEATAARTIAERGVQLVGTAHGNQLENLMKNPTLSDLVGGIQSVTLGDDEARRRGSQKSVLERKAPPTFDIAVEMLERQRWVIHEDVAVTVDSLLRGRQPATQTRSVNEAGEVVVTHEAAKVKASPLKGRLPGKAQRQAGGWRASGRMTPPQGGTVEQLPVTAEQQSFEAMLDRSLNEDEMVYAAAGESLALAPEPTVGPNGEDILRVYSYGISKHHLDQVIATLRLPVVLTKDLDSADAVLALRSHVKHHSKLRHIAKVRELPIHTVKSNSMPQIVRTLQRMLDIDDGNVRAMPNLSLFSPNEDADELEALEEARLAVEQIVIPKGQPVELLPRSARIRKMQHELAEHYRLKSCSFGDEPNRRLRIYPA